The proteins below come from a single Chryseobacterium bernardetii genomic window:
- a CDS encoding AraC family transcriptional regulator produces MKIQKETIEFEKGKSFKIFAPSLKNCFFWHYHPEIELVYVEASNGIRHVGKNISGFTDSELLLIGANVPHLNFDYGIQTECKQLVLQMRENFLQDIILPIPEFENIKSLLEQSYLGLSFFGETKNIVVEKLKIIKEKNSFESLMGLIEILQILANSTEVYELNKEDTRIKWFLNDKIRMGTIYDYIHENHDKKPNVNEVAQIVSLSTPAFCRYFKKQTNMTFTDFVNNYRINQAKIYLLKDSSVTEVCFQVGFESLSYFNKLFKQHTGETPSEFKKKHFKPIEINGRIGVINRESSCHKSF; encoded by the coding sequence ATGAAGATCCAGAAAGAAACGATAGAATTTGAAAAAGGAAAGTCTTTCAAGATATTTGCTCCCAGTCTGAAAAACTGCTTTTTCTGGCATTACCATCCTGAAATAGAATTGGTATATGTAGAAGCATCCAATGGAATCCGGCATGTGGGAAAGAATATTTCGGGTTTTACAGACAGTGAACTTCTGTTGATTGGAGCTAATGTTCCCCATCTTAATTTTGATTATGGGATTCAGACCGAATGTAAGCAGCTGGTATTGCAAATGCGGGAGAATTTTCTTCAGGATATTATTCTTCCGATTCCTGAATTTGAAAATATTAAAAGTCTTCTGGAGCAATCGTATCTTGGATTGTCTTTCTTTGGAGAAACTAAAAATATTGTTGTTGAGAAACTTAAGATCATTAAGGAAAAAAATTCTTTTGAATCCTTAATGGGACTTATTGAGATTTTACAGATTCTTGCCAACTCTACAGAAGTATATGAACTTAACAAGGAAGATACAAGAATCAAATGGTTTCTGAATGATAAGATACGGATGGGAACCATCTACGATTATATCCATGAAAATCATGATAAAAAACCTAATGTAAATGAGGTTGCCCAGATCGTCAGTTTAAGTACGCCTGCTTTCTGTCGTTATTTTAAAAAGCAAACGAATATGACATTTACGGATTTTGTTAATAATTACAGGATCAACCAGGCTAAAATTTATCTGTTAAAAGATTCTTCAGTTACAGAAGTTTGTTTTCAGGTGGGGTTTGAAAGTCTTTCTTATTTTAATAAACTGTTTAAACAGCATACAGGGGAAACTCCTTCAGAATTTAAGAAAAAACATTTTAAGCCTATTGAAATCAATGGACGGATAGGGGTGATTAATAGAGAGTCTTCTTGTCATAAATCGTTTTGA